A region of Flocculibacter collagenilyticus DNA encodes the following proteins:
- the rpsC gene encoding 30S ribosomal protein S3, protein MGQKVHPTGIRLGITKPWVSTWYASTKEFPEHLHGDHKVRQFLTSKLKSASVSKIVIERPAKSIRVTIHTARPGVVIGKKGEDVEKLRQHVSKLTGVPAQINISEVRKPELDAQLVADGIASQLERRVMFRRAMKRSVQNAMRLGAKGIKVEVSGRLGGAEIARSEWYREGRVPLHTLRADIDYATSEALTTYGIIGVKVWIFKGEVLGGLPLANAEPKQTKAPKKGKKGAKQG, encoded by the coding sequence ATGGGACAGAAAGTTCATCCTACTGGTATTCGCCTAGGTATCACGAAACCTTGGGTTTCAACCTGGTATGCGAGTACAAAAGAATTTCCTGAGCACTTACATGGTGATCACAAGGTACGTCAATTTTTAACTTCTAAGTTAAAAAGTGCATCAGTATCTAAGATCGTTATTGAGCGCCCAGCTAAATCAATTCGTGTAACAATTCACACAGCTCGTCCTGGTGTTGTTATCGGTAAAAAAGGTGAAGATGTAGAGAAGCTACGTCAGCACGTATCTAAACTTACAGGTGTTCCTGCTCAGATTAATATTTCTGAAGTTCGTAAGCCTGAGTTAGATGCACAATTAGTTGCTGATGGCATCGCTAGCCAACTTGAACGTCGTGTTATGTTCCGTCGTGCTATGAAGCGTTCGGTTCAAAATGCTATGCGTCTTGGTGCTAAAGGTATCAAAGTTGAAGTTAGCGGTCGTTTAGGCGGTGCAGAAATTGCACGCTCTGAATGGTATCGTGAAGGTCGTGTACCACTACACACTCTTCGTGCAGATATCGATTATGCAACTTCAGAAGCCTTAACTACTTACGGTATCATTGGTGTTAAAGTTTGGATATTCAAAGGTGAAGTATTAGGTGGTCTTCCACTTGCTAATGCAGAGCCTAAGCAAACTAAAGCTCCAAAGAAAGGTAAAAAAGGCGCTAAGCAGGGGTAA
- the rplP gene encoding 50S ribosomal protein L16 — protein sequence MLQPKRTKFRKMFKGGNRGLAQTGNKVSFGTFGLQATDRGRMTARQIEAARRAMTRHVKRQGKIWIRVFPDKPITKKPLEVRMGKGKGGVEYWVAQIKPGRVLYEMEGVSEELAREAFSLAAAKLPFKTRFVTRTVM from the coding sequence ATGTTACAACCAAAACGTACTAAATTCCGCAAAATGTTTAAAGGCGGAAACCGTGGCTTAGCACAAACAGGTAACAAAGTTAGCTTTGGTACTTTCGGCTTGCAAGCAACGGATCGTGGTCGTATGACTGCGCGTCAAATTGAAGCAGCTCGTCGAGCTATGACTCGTCATGTAAAACGTCAAGGTAAAATCTGGATTCGTGTATTCCCAGATAAGCCTATTACCAAGAAACCTCTTGAGGTTCGTATGGGTAAAGGTAAAGGTGGCGTTGAATACTGGGTTGCTCAAATCAAACCTGGTCGTGTTTTATACGAAATGGAAGGTGTTTCTGAAGAGTTAGCTCGCGAAGCATTTTCTTTAGCAGCTGCTAAACTACCATTTAAAACTCGATTTGTAACTAGAACGGTGATGTGA
- the rpmC gene encoding 50S ribosomal protein L29 translates to MKASELKDKSVEELNAELLELLREQFNLRMQASTGQLAQTHTLREVRRNIARVKTVINQKAGA, encoded by the coding sequence ATGAAAGCTAGCGAATTAAAAGACAAAAGCGTTGAAGAGCTTAACGCTGAACTTCTTGAGTTGCTACGTGAACAGTTTAACCTGCGCATGCAAGCAAGCACTGGTCAGCTAGCTCAAACACATACGCTTAGAGAAGTACGCCGCAACATTGCGCGCGTTAAAACTGTTATTAATCAGAAGGCAGGTGCGTAA
- the rpsQ gene encoding 30S ribosomal protein S17, whose amino-acid sequence MSDTQRTLQARVVSDKMDKSIVVAIERYVKHPIYGKFMKRTTKLHVHDENNTAAEGDLVSIVECRPISKKKSWNLVNVVEKA is encoded by the coding sequence ATGAGCGATACACAACGTACACTTCAAGCACGTGTTGTTAGCGACAAAATGGACAAATCTATTGTTGTTGCGATTGAGCGTTATGTGAAACATCCAATCTATGGAAAATTCATGAAGCGTACAACTAAGCTACACGTACATGATGAAAACAACACTGCGGCAGAAGGCGATTTAGTATCAATCGTTGAATGTCGTCCAATTTCTAAGAAAAAATCTTGGAACTTGGTAAATGTAGTTGAAAAAGCTTAA
- a CDS encoding helix-turn-helix transcriptional regulator, whose protein sequence is MDELSKLADILFTDGVEQNRWSYVASYMAQLFEANHCVITLRDVAIPESKLFIGMNGQHANKLSSEISNPTHPLFSDYVRNSKVGKIITKADIIVDEANLNITNLADGADIDSYIVSPVFRDNDVEGLVTLTRGVNQKPFDQKEMEGLKGFLPIFRWIFLLVKKNHEIEQASISQGIVNAIDVPTALIKATGEIESYNQACKSLIDNQPSVWVEQNKLGFEQSNIGAELQAYCEQLASETQPLPTKLIKVAESSWECTIKLKSIVLPSSDDNYVLLSVNNQNKVVRRKCFKELFKLSPAESEIAVYLSLGLSLGEVAEIKNTSKHTVRSQLKGIFRKTSTHSQNELIALLNFVC, encoded by the coding sequence ATGGACGAGTTGTCAAAATTAGCAGATATTCTTTTTACAGATGGCGTAGAGCAAAATAGATGGAGCTATGTTGCTTCATATATGGCTCAACTATTTGAGGCTAATCACTGTGTGATTACACTACGTGATGTTGCTATACCTGAAAGTAAGTTGTTTATTGGTATGAATGGACAGCATGCAAATAAGCTTTCCAGTGAGATCTCAAATCCTACCCACCCATTATTTAGTGATTATGTTCGGAACAGTAAAGTCGGTAAAATAATTACGAAAGCCGATATCATCGTTGATGAAGCGAACTTAAATATAACGAACTTAGCCGACGGCGCTGACATTGATAGCTATATTGTTTCGCCCGTGTTTCGAGATAACGATGTTGAAGGTTTGGTGACGTTGACTCGCGGAGTTAATCAAAAGCCTTTTGATCAAAAAGAAATGGAAGGCCTAAAAGGTTTTTTACCTATTTTCCGCTGGATATTCCTGTTAGTTAAAAAAAATCATGAAATTGAACAGGCGAGTATTAGTCAGGGCATTGTTAATGCGATTGATGTTCCTACAGCGTTAATTAAAGCGACTGGTGAAATTGAAAGTTATAATCAGGCTTGTAAGTCATTAATTGATAATCAGCCTTCCGTATGGGTTGAACAAAACAAACTGGGCTTCGAGCAGTCGAATATCGGTGCCGAACTTCAAGCGTACTGTGAACAACTGGCTTCTGAGACACAGCCTTTGCCTACTAAGCTGATAAAAGTGGCAGAGAGCTCTTGGGAGTGCACTATTAAACTCAAATCTATAGTGCTGCCTAGCTCGGATGACAACTATGTACTATTGTCGGTAAATAATCAAAATAAGGTTGTGCGTCGTAAGTGCTTCAAAGAATTATTTAAATTATCTCCGGCAGAATCTGAAATTGCAGTTTACTTATCACTTGGCCTAAGCCTAGGCGAAGTAGCAGAAATTAAAAATACCTCAAAGCATACTGTAAGATCTCAACTAAAAGGTATTTTTAGAAAAACCAGCACTCACTCCCAAAACGAACTCATCGCTTTATTGAATTTTGTTTGTTAA
- a CDS encoding helix-turn-helix domain-containing protein: MMSKTVSSEENGILTQWLKDKRQEKGHTMRSLAEILGTPHSFVGKIENQERRLDVVEFIRYCNALEIDPIEGLSKVYK; this comes from the coding sequence ATGATGAGTAAAACCGTTTCGTCAGAAGAAAACGGCATTTTAACACAGTGGTTGAAAGATAAGCGTCAAGAAAAAGGTCATACTATGCGCAGTTTGGCTGAAATTTTGGGCACACCCCATTCGTTTGTAGGGAAGATTGAGAATCAGGAAAGACGACTGGATGTGGTTGAATTCATTCGCTATTGCAATGCCTTGGAAATTGATCCAATTGAAGGACTAAGTAAGGTTTATAAGTAA
- a CDS encoding AmpG family muropeptide MFS transporter yields the protein MTKQHSFSQHIRCYKDKRLLSIFLFGMASGFPWVMIGSAMTAWLKEADLSRSAIGFFGVVFLTYSINFLWSPLLDRIKIPLLTKLLGLRRSWIFLTQCCIVLGCVYLSYVDVVNHLYFAGLVALGIAISSATQDIAIDAYRIDIINDDEKDKLTAGAAMATSGWWTGFGGLGSIPFFLADRPGWSWADVYLVLAGIMGLLMLTIFFSKEPNTKREQLQQNAEQAHQKMLFTEQLSTSNARRFLTWLSVTIIEPFREFFSRNGAKTALSILFFVFLFKIGEAYLGRMSVVFYKEIGFTNTDIGYFSKLLNWWVTIIFAFISSLFTIRYGIVRGLFIAGIAMSASNLLFALMAVVGPNKALFAITVLIDGFTGAWASVAFVAFISLMCNRAFTASQYALMASLGTFGRVSLGSLSGWFVDLMDGNWALFFIITAFMVIPSLVFLYSIRHKVAQLERENGNAT from the coding sequence ATGACAAAGCAACACTCATTTTCACAGCATATTCGGTGCTACAAAGATAAACGTTTATTAAGTATTTTTTTATTCGGTATGGCAAGTGGCTTTCCGTGGGTGATGATTGGCTCTGCCATGACTGCGTGGCTAAAAGAAGCGGACTTATCGCGCAGTGCAATTGGTTTTTTTGGCGTGGTATTTCTAACCTATTCAATCAACTTCCTTTGGTCACCGCTTTTAGACCGAATAAAAATTCCGCTTCTTACAAAATTATTGGGCCTACGAAGAAGTTGGATTTTTCTAACTCAATGCTGCATCGTGTTGGGTTGTGTGTACCTTTCTTATGTAGATGTAGTGAATCACCTCTATTTTGCAGGCTTAGTGGCATTGGGTATTGCTATCTCATCTGCCACTCAAGATATCGCTATTGACGCCTATCGCATTGATATTATTAATGACGATGAAAAAGATAAATTAACTGCTGGTGCTGCCATGGCAACCAGCGGTTGGTGGACAGGCTTTGGTGGACTAGGCAGTATCCCATTCTTCCTAGCCGATCGCCCGGGCTGGTCTTGGGCTGATGTATACTTAGTATTAGCCGGAATTATGGGCTTATTAATGCTAACCATTTTTTTTAGTAAAGAGCCCAACACCAAACGGGAACAGCTACAACAAAACGCAGAACAAGCCCACCAGAAAATGCTCTTTACTGAACAGCTGTCAACAAGTAACGCTCGCCGCTTTCTAACTTGGCTTAGCGTGACCATTATTGAACCCTTTCGAGAATTTTTTAGTCGTAATGGCGCTAAAACCGCTCTTTCAATACTCTTCTTTGTATTTTTATTTAAAATTGGCGAAGCGTATCTTGGCCGCATGTCCGTTGTCTTCTACAAAGAAATTGGCTTTACCAATACCGACATTGGCTACTTTTCCAAGTTGCTCAATTGGTGGGTTACTATCATTTTCGCTTTTATTAGCAGCTTATTCACTATTCGCTACGGCATCGTGAGAGGTTTATTTATTGCTGGTATTGCAATGAGTGCCAGCAATCTACTATTTGCTTTAATGGCCGTTGTAGGGCCTAACAAAGCGCTATTCGCCATTACAGTCCTCATTGATGGCTTTACTGGTGCGTGGGCCTCAGTTGCGTTTGTCGCCTTTATTTCATTAATGTGCAACCGTGCATTCACCGCAAGTCAATACGCGTTAATGGCTTCTCTGGGTACATTCGGGCGTGTTTCCCTAGGCTCGTTAAGTGGTTGGTTTGTAGATTTAATGGATGGGAACTGGGCACTGTTTTTCATCATAACTGCTTTTATGGTGATCCCGAGTCTTGTCTTCTTATATAGCATTCGTCATAAAGTGGCTCAGCTTGAGCGTGAGAACGGCAATGCCACATAA
- a CDS encoding peptidylprolyl isomerase, with the protein MKHITTFTLFIIALFSLTISAAPKGEFVQPDNLFPQVKFSTSLGDFIVELDRTKAPITVNNFLSYVVNGEYNNTLFHRIEKNYVAQAGGYTDAFEEMTSYAPIFNESGSGYKNNYGTIAMARASSFNPHTATRQFFFNLKDNDNLNPGRDWGYAVFGYIAEGEDILEKLQEVEVGFHDKTGWPTVPKTPVIIKSITIVDEEK; encoded by the coding sequence ATGAAGCATATAACAACTTTTACGCTTTTTATAATAGCGCTATTCAGCCTAACTATAAGTGCAGCCCCTAAAGGTGAATTTGTTCAACCAGACAACTTATTCCCACAGGTTAAGTTTAGCACTTCATTGGGTGACTTTATTGTTGAATTAGATCGTACCAAAGCGCCAATAACAGTTAATAACTTCTTAAGCTACGTCGTTAACGGCGAGTACAACAACACTTTATTTCATCGTATTGAAAAGAACTACGTTGCTCAAGCTGGCGGATATACTGACGCGTTTGAAGAGATGACATCTTATGCCCCAATCTTTAATGAGTCAGGCAGTGGCTATAAAAATAATTACGGCACTATAGCAATGGCACGCGCCAGTTCATTCAATCCCCATACTGCTACTCGACAGTTTTTCTTCAATTTAAAAGACAACGACAATCTTAACCCAGGGAGAGATTGGGGTTATGCTGTATTTGGTTATATTGCCGAAGGTGAAGATATTTTAGAAAAGCTACAAGAAGTTGAGGTTGGTTTTCACGACAAAACTGGCTGGCCCACAGTGCCAAAAACGCCTGTAATTATAAAGTCCATCACCATTGTAGATGAAGAAAAATAA
- a CDS encoding YajG family lipoprotein: MIIPALSLTSFKKTLPLIFVSVITIAIAGCSQTPTSLILQPSLDSHSIPPQLSGFRLNVVDERAQPAIAFIHKDDQLTAKISASTPAQQLISNALTPAKNFNPVATKVLNVAITKLHSDVKQSSVSHEVANYIELTLTLNNQQQTFTKSYQGNSQYKGPLKYDIAVLEKELNMLISNVLTEALADEELQQQAGYMR; encoded by the coding sequence ATGATAATACCCGCCCTTTCACTTACATCCTTCAAAAAAACACTACCGCTTATTTTTGTCAGTGTTATTACAATAGCCATAGCAGGTTGTAGCCAAACGCCAACGTCACTCATTTTACAACCGAGCTTAGATTCACATAGCATCCCACCACAGCTTTCTGGATTTCGTTTGAATGTGGTTGATGAAAGAGCACAACCGGCTATTGCGTTTATTCATAAAGATGACCAATTAACTGCGAAAATAAGTGCTAGCACTCCTGCTCAGCAACTTATTTCAAATGCCTTAACACCTGCTAAAAATTTTAATCCGGTTGCAACTAAAGTACTTAATGTAGCGATCACTAAATTACATAGCGATGTAAAGCAAAGCTCGGTATCACATGAAGTAGCAAATTATATTGAGTTAACATTAACTCTTAATAATCAACAACAAACGTTCACTAAATCTTATCAAGGAAATAGCCAATACAAAGGGCCACTTAAATATGATATCGCTGTATTGGAAAAAGAATTAAATATGTTAATAAGTAATGTGCTTACAGAAGCGCTTGCAGACGAAGAGTTACAACAACAAGCAGGGTATATGAGATGA